From a region of the Odocoileus virginianus isolate 20LAN1187 ecotype Illinois chromosome 1, Ovbor_1.2, whole genome shotgun sequence genome:
- the GNG11 gene encoding guanine nucleotide-binding protein G(I)/G(S)/G(O) subunit gamma-11 has product MPALHIEDLPEKEKLKMEVEQLRKEVKLQRQQVSKCSEEIKNYIEERSREDPLVKGIPEDKNPFKEKGSCIIS; this is encoded by the exons ATGCCGGCCCTTCACATCGAAGATCTGccagaaaaggaaaagctgaaGATGGAAGTTGAGCAACTTCGCAAAGAGGTTAAGTTGCAGAGACAGCAG GTGTCTAAATgttcagaagaaataaagaactatATTGAAGAACGTTCTAGAGAGGATCCTCTGGTGAAAGGAATTCCAGAAGACAAGAATCCCTTTAAAGAAAAAGGCAGCTGCATTATTTCATGA
- the GNGT1 gene encoding guanine nucleotide-binding protein G(T) subunit gamma-T1 isoform X1, giving the protein MSSRQKMPVINIEDLTEKDKLKMEVDQLKKEVTLERMMVSKCCEEVRDYVEERSGEDPLVKGIPEDKNPFKELKGGCVIS; this is encoded by the exons atgTCGAG CAGGCAAAAGATGCCAGTGATCAATATTGAGGACCtgacagaaaaggacaaattgAAGATGGAAGTCGACCAGCTCAAGAAAGAAGTGACACTGGAAAGAATGATG gtGTCCAAATGTTGTGAAGAAGTCAGGGATTATGTTGAAGAAAGATCTGGGGAGGATCCATTAGTAAAGGGTATACCAGAGGACAAAAATCCCTTCAAGGAGCTCAAAGGAGGCTGTGTGatctcataa
- the GNGT1 gene encoding guanine nucleotide-binding protein G(T) subunit gamma-T1 isoform X3, whose protein sequence is MPVINIEDLTEKDKLKMEVDQLKKEVTLERMMVSKCCEEVRDYVEERSGEDPLVKGIPEDKNPFKELKGGCVIS, encoded by the exons ATGCCAGTGATCAATATTGAGGACCtgacagaaaaggacaaattgAAGATGGAAGTCGACCAGCTCAAGAAAGAAGTGACACTGGAAAGAATGATG gtGTCCAAATGTTGTGAAGAAGTCAGGGATTATGTTGAAGAAAGATCTGGGGAGGATCCATTAGTAAAGGGTATACCAGAGGACAAAAATCCCTTCAAGGAGCTCAAAGGAGGCTGTGTGatctcataa
- the GNGT1 gene encoding guanine nucleotide-binding protein G(T) subunit gamma-T1 isoform X2, which yields MSRQKMPVINIEDLTEKDKLKMEVDQLKKEVTLERMMVSKCCEEVRDYVEERSGEDPLVKGIPEDKNPFKELKGGCVIS from the exons atgTCGAG GCAAAAGATGCCAGTGATCAATATTGAGGACCtgacagaaaaggacaaattgAAGATGGAAGTCGACCAGCTCAAGAAAGAAGTGACACTGGAAAGAATGATG gtGTCCAAATGTTGTGAAGAAGTCAGGGATTATGTTGAAGAAAGATCTGGGGAGGATCCATTAGTAAAGGGTATACCAGAGGACAAAAATCCCTTCAAGGAGCTCAAAGGAGGCTGTGTGatctcataa